Proteins encoded within one genomic window of Trichoderma asperellum chromosome 2, complete sequence:
- a CDS encoding uncharacterized protein (EggNog:ENOG41) → MPQKKPLHRLSKQFFAIHQDPSPAQSPSLDDSPGKRILTPASAGTVYSMPSRAASVSKQALARTATIRSVPSLEGSETSPESNHASGLSSSVNSKASALSVTASNGAQIETTPSPAAKPGVDNAANDSPAHANNGNGPVPRVVESSPPPEEISGLAEGDHDNHDSAQWDSTIGKAGLGKTGRVINKLVSDNDALKREIKIERLRAEEAKQAAKLVEDKMERMISDYESRLLEANVTKTLLARKERQVETLMATVDTEKKKTVAAQELERNWRDEMEKVKRDAKTQVDDATSYAQLMEGRYNAISSHWRDQGDEVNKAISTIKTEINTIVDERKSDDDKIQTLRDLCEQQDSNIQKLRREKEDIARLFEEYKKTQESDLKDMKENARQTEEEQQKLLEEARETLHKLRWALNVKENVQGAQ, encoded by the coding sequence CCCAATCTCCCTCGCTAGATGATTCACCAGGCAAACGGATCTTAACACCAGCTTCTGCCGGCACCGTCTACAGCATGCCGAGTCGTGCGGCCTCCGTTTCAAAGCAGGCCCTGGCCCGAACGGCTACGATCCGCAGCGTGCCCAGCCTTGAGGGCTCCGAGACGAGCCCCGAGAGCAACCACGCCAGCGGCCTCTCCAGCAGCGTCAACAGCAAGGCCAGCGCCCTGTCCGTCACGGCGTCCAATGGGGCGCAGATTGAGACAACACCGTCGCCTGCGGCCAAGCCTGGTGTCGATAACGCCGCGAACGACTCGCCTGCGCACGCAAACAACGGCAATGGCCCCGTCCCTAGGGTTGTGGAATCGTCGCCGCCCCCAGAAGAGATTAGCGGTTTGGCGGAAGGGGATCACGACAACCACGACAGTGCGCAGTGGGATTCGACAATTGGCAAGGCCGGCTTGGGAAAGACAGGCCGAGTCATCAACAAGCTCGTCAGCGACAATGACGCCCTGAAGCGCGAGATCAAGATTGAGCGATTGCGAGCGGAAGAAGCGAAGCAGGCGGCCAAGCTGGTGGAAGACAAGATGGAGCGCATGATTAGCGACTACGAGAGCCGGTTACTAGAAGCAAACGTCACCAAGACGCTGCTGGCAAGAAAAGAACGACAGGTCGAAACGCTCATGGCAACGGTCGatacagagaagaagaagacggtaGCGGctcaggagctggagcgaaACTGGAGGGACGAGATGGAAAAAGTCAAACGCGACGCCAAGACACAAGTTGACGATGCAACAAGCTATGCGCAGCTGATGGAGGGCCGGTACAACGCCATCTCCTCCCATTGGCGCGACCAGGGCGACGAGGTCAACAAGGCCATATCCACGATCAAAACCGAGATCAACACCATCGTTGACGAGCGCAAGTCGGACGACGATAAGATCCAGACCCTACGAGACTTGTGCGAGCAGCAGGACAGCAACATCCAGAAGCTACGGcgcgaaaaagaagacattgCGCGGTTGTTTGAAGAGTACAAGAAGACACAAGAAAGCGACCTGAAGGATATGAAGGAGAACGCCAGGCagacagaagaagagcagcagaagctATTAGAGGAAGCTCGAGAGACGCTTCATAAGCTAAGATGGGCTCTCAATGTTAAAGAGAACGTCCAGGGCGCCCAATGA